The Leptospira koniambonensis sequence AGTTTACCAAGTACTTGCCTGGTTGGCTTCCCGGAATCCGGAGCTAAAATCTTCCAAATAAGTTAACCGTCACAGAGAATCATAAGGAGGAGCAATGATCATTTCAAGGCCAATGCAAGGAAAGATAAGGACCGCCAGAAATTACGTCCAGGTATTCTTAGTCCTTCTCTTTTTTATAACTCCCTGGATTCACTGGGATGGATTTCAAGTTATCCGATTGGATATACCGGATAGAAAGTTTTTTCTATTCGGTCATATTTTTATTCCTCAAGAAGGATACTTTCTTCATTTATTCCTGATCGCCGCAGGACTTTGCCTCTTCTTTTTTACTACATTAATCGGCAGAGTTTGGTGCGGATGGGCCTGCCCTCAAACCATCTACTCTGATATTTTCGATTGGATAGGAAGAAGGATCCAAGATTCCAAATATGGAAGACAAGATGCAAACCGCGCCTTAGTAGCGTTAACTCACATTATTTGGATCATAGTTAGTTTTGCAGCATCTTTTGCTTGGATCTCTTACTTTTCAGATCCATACCAAATGCTCTCATATTTCAAAAATCCTAATTTAGATTTTCCTACTTGGTTTTTATTTCTGGGATTCTTTACGTTCGCGATGTACGCAGATATAGCATTCATTCGGGAACAATTCTGCAAATACGGATGTCCTTATGCACGTTTTCAAACAGTGATGATGGACAATCATTCTGTCAATATCACCTATGATTACACAAGAGGAGAACCTAGAAGAAAAGCAAAAACTAAAATCGGGGATTGCACTGCTTGTAATATGTGTCTTGTTGTATGTCCTACTGGAATCGATATAAGAGATGGAGCCAATCCTTGGTGTATAGCATGTGGAAAATGTTCAGATGCATGCACAAAACAAATGGCTAAGGAAGATAAAAAATCACTGATAGGTTATTGGTCAGAGAACCAGATCTCCGAGAAAGGATCTCCAATCCGCTGGATCCGTCCCAGAACAATCGTTTATGCGCTTTCTTTAATTCTTACAATTTCTGCCATAGGGATCCTATTATCAAGCAGAGTGCCCCTCTACTTTTCTGTTCTTCCAGATAGAAATATACAACCGATGGTAGTCCAGGACGGGATCGTTAGAAATTTCTACGAAGTACAAATGCAAAATCTGACCTCCAAAGATAGAACTCTAAAATTTGAAATAGAAACTTCGGATCTCCAAGGAGAAAGAAGAATACTCATTGGTGGGACAGAAGAAGCCACAGTAGAACTAAAAGGAAATTCAGAAGAAAGATACAGACTATTTATAGAACTAAAAATAGCAGAACAAGATGCCAAAAGAAGAAGTCATGATATTAAGCTAAAAGTAATAGACATTCAGGATTTTGAATATTCCAAATCGGAAACAATCCCATTCCTACTTCCGGTCTCTATATCCGGATGGAAACTACCAAATGATGAGAGGATAGTCCATGGACGTTAGTTTAAAAAGAGCATTTTGGGTGATTAAGTTCGCATTTATAACATTATTCGTTGCTACATTTTTCACCGTAAGACTTGCATTAGCAGGACATACTCCCGCAATCGATTCCAATTATTACGAAAAAGGACTTAAATATGAACAGTCCATTCTATCTCAAAGAAAAATGATAGAAGAAGGATATGGGCTCCAAGCAGATTGGATCCAAAATCCAAAACTTCTCAAATCAGGAAAACAAGAACTACTGCTGGAATTCAAACATGGGCAAAAAAGTATTACAGGTGCACTGATCAAAGTCCTCTTGGATAAAACTGCTACTGAAAAATTTAATGAGACGATCGTCTTAAAAGAATTAACTCCAGGAAAATACAAAGGTGCACTTACTATTCCTTTCCCGGGAGAATGGAGAGTTTCTGTCTCTGCAAAAATTCCAGAAGGAACCTTAGAAAAAACGATTTCGATTAAGGTAATACATTGAAAGTATTAGAAAACAAAACATTATGTTTTCATTGTAATACTGAAATTGAAGGAGTATCCATACGCAGAACAGAACAAGGATCTGAAAAAGAATATTGCTGCAATGGATGCGCAGAGATCTCACATCTATTACTCGAGAACGGACTGGACCAATTCTATCAGATCAGAGGAACACAATCCTTGGAACCGATCGATAGAGAAGCTCAAAAAAATCCTTTGGAAGAATTTGATAATGAATCCGTATATTTAGAATATTTAGAAAAGAAAAATGGCCAAGATACAAATGTATATATCACGGTCACTAACCTACATTGTTCTGCATGTGTATGGCTGATTGAAACTGTTCTTACCAAAACAGAAGGTGTCCAAGAGGCAAGGATCAACTTCGGTACAGGAAGACTCAAAGTAGCATTTGATCTTTCTAAGATCACACTCGGAAAAATTATAAAAACAATCGAAAGCCTTGGATATAAAGCCAAATTATATTCTCCACTAAAAGCAGAGTCCAAAGTAGAGAAACCATTCCAAGAATTGAGCATTCGAATGTTAGTCGCAGGCTTTTGCTGGGGAAATATCATGCTTTTCTCCGCAAGTCTATATGCCGGCTATTTTGAAGGAATGGAATTCAATATTAAAAATTTATTCCATTATATTTCCTGGATATTTGCCACTCCTGTTTATTTTTACTCAGGTTACCCTTTCTGGAAGGGAGCCTATGAATCCTGGAAGAGAAAACTTCTTGGAATGGACACATTATTATTCGCAGGAGTAAGTCTCGCCTACTTCTACAGTATATACGTAACTATTTCCGGTAAGGGAGAAGTTTATTTCGACTCAGTCTGCACCATCTACTTCTTCATACTTCTTGGTAAATACTTTGAGGCGATGATCCGTTATAAAGCAGGAGCGAAAATAGGAGAATTACTCTCTCTTCTCCCCGAAGAATATGAAGTTTCCAAAAAAGGGATCTGGTCCAAACATTCGGCGTCTTCTATCGAAAAAGGAGATTTTATCAGATTATCTTTAGGAAGTAAGGCACCAGTAGACGGGATCTTAGAATCTGAAATTGCATTTTTCGATGAATCTGTTTTAACAGGAGAAAGTAAACCAATCAGAAAGTCCTTAGGAACAGAGATCAAAGCAGGTTCAGTTTCACTTTCTACGGATGTAAAATTCCGAGCCAAAGGAAATGCAAACGAAAGTTCTCTCGCACAGATTGGTAGAATATTAGAAGATTCTTTATTAACAAAACCAAAAATCCAAAGAAGCACGGATAAACTGGCTGCTGCTTTTATTAAAGTGGTTTTATTCGTTGCGATCGGAACATTTATCTATTGGTTTAATTTCCATTCTACTGAAGATGCAATCTTAAATACGATCAGCGTACTAATCGTTGCCTGTCCCTGCGCCTTAGGACTAAGTGTCCCGGCTGCACTCGTGATTAGCCATTTACTTCAATCCAGAGAAGGTGTACTTGTCAAAAATCCAGAATCAGTAGAAATTTTAGCGAAAGCAAATCGGATCTTCTTTGATAAAACTGGAACCTTAACCACAGGCAAATTAGAATTAAACGCAGAAAAATACTTCGCGTTAGAAGAAAATCCTTCTAAGTTCAGAGAGATCGCAATCAGATTAGAATCCAACTCTTCTCACCCAATTGCAAAATCTATTATAGAAGCATTCACAAATGAGTCTCCTCAATTTTCGGCAAAAATCTCGATAGATGCTACTGCAGATAAGTCTGCAGCCAGTCTCTCCGGTTGGAATTCCTACAAAGAAATTCCAGGAGAAGGAATGGAGGCAACATTCCAAGGCAAGATCTACAGAATAGGCAAGAAAAGTTTTGCCTGGGAAAATAAACCTGAAAACGACGGGTGGGTCCATCTCTCCGAAAATGGTATTCCATTAGTTGCCTGGGAATTTAGAGATAAGGCTAGAGCAGAAGCAAAAGGATCTATCCAAGAACTAAAATCATTTTTTTCTAATATGGAAATATTATCAGGAGATATTCCATCCAAGGTAGAAACACTTTCCAAAGAAATAGGCATCCAAAACTTCAAAGCAAATTTAACACCAATCCAAAAGAAAGAAAGGATCATAGGTGCCCAATCTTCTGGAGAAATTGTTCTTATGGTTGGAGATGGGATCAACGACTCTGCATGTATCGCTCAGGCAGATCTGGGAATTTCTATGGGAATGGGTTCAGATCTTTCCTTGGATAAATCAGATATTATACTAGTAAAAGATAAATTAGATTCCCTTCCTAAATCAGTTTTGATCGCTAGAAAAACAAGAATGGTAATTTTACAAAACATCTGCCTTTCTTTAGTTTATAATTCTATAATGATCCCGCTCGCAGCAAGCGGATTAATGCTTCCTGTGATCTGCGCTGGTTTTATGACATTAAGCTCCCTAACAGTAGTATTAAATTCGATTTCTTTAAAACATAGGGTATTTACATGAACGCTTTGTATCTCACAATTCCGATCGCACTCATGATCTCATTCGGAGCATTTTACATATTCCTACTCAATCTCAAGTCGGGCCAATACGAAGACATTGAAGGCCCTAAATACAGAATGTTATTTGAAGAAGACAAACAGGACAAATCGAATTAGGAGTTTATTATGGAACTGATATCCGCGATATTATTCGGATCTTTTTTAAACGGACTAACAGGTTCTTTCCACTGCTTAGGAATGTGCGGCCCCTTAGCCGGAAGTTTAAATCTTACGCTGTCCCCTTCTGACAAAAAGATAAGCCCTGTTCTATTACAAATATTGTATAACCTTGGAAGACTGGTATCTTACACTTCCATTGGATTAGGTTTTGGATTTTTAGGGAAGGTTACAAATCAAAGTCTTTCAATATTACTTCCCGCTCAAGAATTTGCAGCTTGGTTTGGAGCTGCTTTTATACTTCTTTTTGGAGTTTCAATTTTATTCCAAAAAGATTGGACCCAAAATAGATTTTTCTCCAGGGTATTTTCTAAGGTTGGATCTAAACTTCTAAAATCCAGAGAGAATAAAAGTCCAGGCTCTCGTTTAGTGATCGGATTTACATTTGGGATGTTAACTGGATTTTTACCTTGTGGGATCTTATATCCTGCATTCGTGATGGCATTTGCAACAGGCTCACCTGCATTTGGTGCGCTCAGTATGTTTTTCTTCTTTTTAGGGACATTCCCTTTACTTTTTGGATTTGGTTTAGGATTCAGAATGATCTTAGCAAAATTCGGAAAGGATAAACTCAAACTCGCAGGTTTTGCGATCATTCTTCTTTCCATCTCCTTAATGTTATTCAGAATGAATCATACTCATAATCATTCTGAGCCTGAAGAAAAAATGGAAGAAGGCGGTCATCACCACCACCATCATTAAATCTTAAAATTCGGAAAATTCCCTGGATCTTTTTTCAGGAAATAGATACCATCTTTGGATTGCTTCTGATACCATAAACCATTTGGTATTATCCTCAAAATGACTGGGGGACCCGGGCACAAAATATACTCTTTTGATAGAACTCTCTATCTTAGAGAGAACAGAACGATTTACAATTCTTCCTGTAAAATCAAGCTCACCTAAAATATTTAATAAAGAAGCATTCAAAAACGTGCCGCTATATTCTTGAAGCCCGTTGCCTATCAGTATCAGACTTTCCACAGGAGAATCAGAACTTCCTGCAGCGCGGAACATTCTACCAGCAATTGCAGAAGAACCTATATAAGAAATTTTCAAAGAGTCCGCTCCTTCCAAATTTTTGATCTGTTTAGTGATCTCAAAAAGACGATCAGACAAAAGATCTATATCAGAACGATTCGCGTGGATCTCTCTTTCTTCTTGGGTCAATAAACCTTTTAGAAAAAGAGTAGCCACTCCCCTTTCATTCAGAAAGTTTCGCATCTTAGAAAATCGATCTGCAAATTTGTCGTCCTTCTCATCCAAAACCAGAATCGCTAAAAACGCAGCCTGGCTTGGGATGAAAAGTTCTCCTTTAAGTTGGACCCGATTTACCTGAAAGTCGAGAGTGGTTTGAAAATCATACCGGACCATTTTATAAAACTGTAATTTTCGATTTAGGAATGGTCCGGATATTTAATCCAGTAAACGAAGAAGAGCCTCTTCATTTTTGATCACTATTTTTCTTTTGTCTATTTCCACCCAACCTCTGCTTTTAAAATCAGCTAAGGCACGAACCAAGGTCTCAGTAGTCACGCCGATCATGGATGCCATGATCTCACGAGTGAATGGAAGATCTTCTTCCGAGTCTTGTGATTCTGATAATTGTAGTAAAAATTCTGAAAGTTTTGCGTGAACTTGACGAGTTCCTAAAGAATAGATCTTATTTTCAGATTCTACAGCTTCGATAGTCACTTGTCGAAATACTGAATTTTGGAATTCAGAATCTGAGTTTAGAAGTCTGCGAAGTTCTTCTTCTTCTACAAACAGAACTGTCGATTCAACAAGTGCGACTGCATGATGAAGATAATTTCCGCCGATAGCAGCGTCTCTGATCCCTACCCAATTGCCTGGATGATAAATTTTGAATGTATGCTGTTTTTCTCCGGAACCAGAAGTTCGATAAGATCGGATGGAGCCGGTCTCGACTATATAAAATCCGTTTGCTAGTTCTCCTTGGGAGAATAAGATCTCTCCTTTGGAAATTTTCCTACGGGTAAAATTAAGTTCATGGTGGTGGAGAATGTTTTCTTTTGGAAAAATTTCTCTTGGTAAAACTCGGTTTGTTTCAGCTTCGATTTTTACTGCGCTGGTCATGTTTTAAGTCCCTTTTATATCTCGATGTATTTACCATACGTGAGAATATATCAAAGGTCAAGGGCCGGCGGGAGATCCTACCGATTGAGGTGGTTTCCTGCGGATTTCCAGGGTGAAAATCTTAAGGCCCAAAACCATTGATTATACCTCGAATTCGAAAACTTCTCCCCTTTCAGGGATCCTTGTTTCCCAGCCATATTCCTTGCGGATCCGATTTCCTAAGCTCCTACTTGCGTCTTCTTCTCCATGCACAATGAACACTTCCTTTGGCGGGGTTTTAATCTTAGATAACCAACGGATAAGTTCTGTTTGGTCAGCGTGAGCGGATAAGCCGTCTATATTCTGAACATCACATCTAACTTCATGGTATTTGCCTCGGATCTTGATCTCAGTATCCCCTCTAAGCAGCTTATTACCTCTGGTCTCTCTTGCTTGGTAACCTACGAACAATACTAAAGAGTTAGGATCTCCTAAAGAATGCTCCAAATAAGAAAGTACTCTTCCTCCTGTGGCCATCCCACTCCCGGCAATCACAATTTTAGGACCTCTTTTGTTCGCGATTTTTTTAGTCTCAGAAGATTCAGTAATACAGAATATATCTTCTTTGAGTTCGGCGATCTCTTCTTCTTTTAGTTTATGCCATTCACTTCCATAAATATTAAATAAATCTAAAACTTTAGAACCCATGGGAGAATCCATATAAACCGGAATATTAGGGATCTCACCTTCCTTCATCAATTTCCAGATCAAATACATGACAGCCTGTATTCTTTCTACAGCAAAACATGGAATAATTATGGTTCCTTTAGAAGTGGAAAATTCATGGATCAATTGAGCCAAACGTTTGATCGGATTTCCTCTGTGGATACGATTTCCATAAGTAGATTCAATTAGAATAATATCTCCGTCTTCAGGCTTTTCGGGAGAAAACAAAAGAGGATCATCATCTCTCCCAATGTCTCCTGAAAAAATAAGTGTCTTATTTCCGATCTTTAATTCAATGAAGCTCGCTCCCAGAATATGACCATTATACCTGAAACGAAATTTAATATTTGGTTCCAGATCGAACCATTCTCCAATCTCTACTGCCTGAAATAGTTTAATCGTCTTTTCGGCATCGTCACTATCGTATAGGGGAAGAGCGGGCTTATGTTTGGAATATCCACCTGAATTTGCGAATTCGGCATCTTCTTCCTGTAATTTTGCACTATCTTTCAGAACTATATTAGATACATCTAATGTAGGTTTTGTACCGAATATTTTGCCTCTAAATCCCTTTTTGACAGCTCTTGGCAAATATCCACAATGGTCCAAATGTCCGTGAGTAAGTAGAATATGATCAATTTCTGTTGGAAAAAATTGGTCGGAATCCCAGTTTAGAAGTCTT is a genomic window containing:
- the ccoG gene encoding cytochrome c oxidase accessory protein CcoG — translated: MIISRPMQGKIRTARNYVQVFLVLLFFITPWIHWDGFQVIRLDIPDRKFFLFGHIFIPQEGYFLHLFLIAAGLCLFFFTTLIGRVWCGWACPQTIYSDIFDWIGRRIQDSKYGRQDANRALVALTHIIWIIVSFAASFAWISYFSDPYQMLSYFKNPNLDFPTWFLFLGFFTFAMYADIAFIREQFCKYGCPYARFQTVMMDNHSVNITYDYTRGEPRRKAKTKIGDCTACNMCLVVCPTGIDIRDGANPWCIACGKCSDACTKQMAKEDKKSLIGYWSENQISEKGSPIRWIRPRTIVYALSLILTISAIGILLSSRVPLYFSVLPDRNIQPMVVQDGIVRNFYEVQMQNLTSKDRTLKFEIETSDLQGERRILIGGTEEATVELKGNSEERYRLFIELKIAEQDAKRRSHDIKLKVIDIQDFEYSKSETIPFLLPVSISGWKLPNDERIVHGR
- a CDS encoding FixH family protein, giving the protein MDVSLKRAFWVIKFAFITLFVATFFTVRLALAGHTPAIDSNYYEKGLKYEQSILSQRKMIEEGYGLQADWIQNPKLLKSGKQELLLEFKHGQKSITGALIKVLLDKTATEKFNETIVLKELTPGKYKGALTIPFPGEWRVSVSAKIPEGTLEKTISIKVIH
- a CDS encoding heavy metal translocating P-type ATPase codes for the protein MKVLENKTLCFHCNTEIEGVSIRRTEQGSEKEYCCNGCAEISHLLLENGLDQFYQIRGTQSLEPIDREAQKNPLEEFDNESVYLEYLEKKNGQDTNVYITVTNLHCSACVWLIETVLTKTEGVQEARINFGTGRLKVAFDLSKITLGKIIKTIESLGYKAKLYSPLKAESKVEKPFQELSIRMLVAGFCWGNIMLFSASLYAGYFEGMEFNIKNLFHYISWIFATPVYFYSGYPFWKGAYESWKRKLLGMDTLLFAGVSLAYFYSIYVTISGKGEVYFDSVCTIYFFILLGKYFEAMIRYKAGAKIGELLSLLPEEYEVSKKGIWSKHSASSIEKGDFIRLSLGSKAPVDGILESEIAFFDESVLTGESKPIRKSLGTEIKAGSVSLSTDVKFRAKGNANESSLAQIGRILEDSLLTKPKIQRSTDKLAAAFIKVVLFVAIGTFIYWFNFHSTEDAILNTISVLIVACPCALGLSVPAALVISHLLQSREGVLVKNPESVEILAKANRIFFDKTGTLTTGKLELNAEKYFALEENPSKFREIAIRLESNSSHPIAKSIIEAFTNESPQFSAKISIDATADKSAASLSGWNSYKEIPGEGMEATFQGKIYRIGKKSFAWENKPENDGWVHLSENGIPLVAWEFRDKARAEAKGSIQELKSFFSNMEILSGDIPSKVETLSKEIGIQNFKANLTPIQKKERIIGAQSSGEIVLMVGDGINDSACIAQADLGISMGMGSDLSLDKSDIILVKDKLDSLPKSVLIARKTRMVILQNICLSLVYNSIMIPLAASGLMLPVICAGFMTLSSLTVVLNSISLKHRVFT
- the ccoS gene encoding cbb3-type cytochrome oxidase assembly protein CcoS, yielding MNALYLTIPIALMISFGAFYIFLLNLKSGQYEDIEGPKYRMLFEEDKQDKSN
- a CDS encoding sulfite exporter TauE/SafE family protein, yielding MELISAILFGSFLNGLTGSFHCLGMCGPLAGSLNLTLSPSDKKISPVLLQILYNLGRLVSYTSIGLGFGFLGKVTNQSLSILLPAQEFAAWFGAAFILLFGVSILFQKDWTQNRFFSRVFSKVGSKLLKSRENKSPGSRLVIGFTFGMLTGFLPCGILYPAFVMAFATGSPAFGALSMFFFFLGTFPLLFGFGLGFRMILAKFGKDKLKLAGFAIILLSISLMLFRMNHTHNHSEPEEKMEEGGHHHHHH
- a CDS encoding dienelactone hydrolase: MVRYDFQTTLDFQVNRVQLKGELFIPSQAAFLAILVLDEKDDKFADRFSKMRNFLNERGVATLFLKGLLTQEEREIHANRSDIDLLSDRLFEITKQIKNLEGADSLKISYIGSSAIAGRMFRAAGSSDSPVESLILIGNGLQEYSGTFLNASLLNILGELDFTGRIVNRSVLSKIESSIKRVYFVPGSPSHFEDNTKWFMVSEAIQRWYLFPEKRSREFSEF
- a CDS encoding Crp/Fnr family transcriptional regulator, whose product is MTSAVKIEAETNRVLPREIFPKENILHHHELNFTRRKISKGEILFSQGELANGFYIVETGSIRSYRTSGSGEKQHTFKIYHPGNWVGIRDAAIGGNYLHHAVALVESTVLFVEEEELRRLLNSDSEFQNSVFRQVTIEAVESENKIYSLGTRQVHAKLSEFLLQLSESQDSEEDLPFTREIMASMIGVTTETLVRALADFKSRGWVEIDKRKIVIKNEEALLRLLD
- a CDS encoding MBL fold metallo-hydrolase RNA specificity domain-containing protein, with the protein product MEKQIEDRLASLQFLGGVGTVTGSKYLVKAFGKTILIDCGLFQGEKKLRLLNWDSDQFFPTEIDHILLTHGHLDHCGYLPRAVKKGFRGKIFGTKPTLDVSNIVLKDSAKLQEEDAEFANSGGYSKHKPALPLYDSDDAEKTIKLFQAVEIGEWFDLEPNIKFRFRYNGHILGASFIELKIGNKTLIFSGDIGRDDDPLLFSPEKPEDGDIILIESTYGNRIHRGNPIKRLAQLIHEFSTSKGTIIIPCFAVERIQAVMYLIWKLMKEGEIPNIPVYMDSPMGSKVLDLFNIYGSEWHKLKEEEIAELKEDIFCITESSETKKIANKRGPKIVIAGSGMATGGRVLSYLEHSLGDPNSLVLFVGYQARETRGNKLLRGDTEIKIRGKYHEVRCDVQNIDGLSAHADQTELIRWLSKIKTPPKEVFIVHGEEDASRSLGNRIRKEYGWETRIPERGEVFEFEV